From Paucibacter aquatile, the proteins below share one genomic window:
- a CDS encoding SMP-30/gluconolactonase/LRE family protein — translation MSQQDTLPRYSARCLWPAECQLGEGPLWLADAAQASAGRLLWLDIHGAAVHGLDLPSGQRHRWALPWRVAWLIASEGEEGVFLAGRVDAVLRLRLWPQLEVLGPGLPIHEPAAPGQGLRLNDAKLDPWGRVWFSGIYEPDPSQPRAELLRLDGRGQLRTMDRGYRIGNGPCFSLDGRTLWHADSGLGCVWAYALDESGELQGAQQGTAPRRLWRQFPPEEGVPDGMCVDAQGALWIAHWGGHRVTRYSPQGEPLARIDLPVSQVTSCCFGGVDGRQLFITSARTGLSQAQLAREPLAGGLFVADLPVAGAPLGRFAFDAAALRAGTPWA, via the coding sequence ATGAGTCAGCAAGACACCCTGCCGCGCTACAGCGCCCGCTGCCTCTGGCCGGCCGAATGCCAGCTCGGCGAAGGCCCGCTGTGGCTGGCCGACGCGGCCCAAGCCTCGGCCGGCCGCCTGCTCTGGCTGGACATCCACGGCGCCGCCGTTCATGGCCTCGACCTGCCCTCGGGCCAGCGCCACCGCTGGGCCTTGCCCTGGCGCGTGGCCTGGCTGATCGCCAGTGAAGGAGAGGAGGGCGTCTTCCTCGCCGGCCGTGTCGATGCCGTGCTGCGCCTGCGCCTGTGGCCGCAGCTGGAAGTGCTGGGCCCCGGCCTGCCTATCCATGAACCCGCAGCCCCGGGCCAGGGCCTGCGCCTGAACGACGCCAAGCTCGACCCCTGGGGCCGGGTCTGGTTCAGCGGCATCTACGAGCCCGACCCCAGCCAGCCCCGCGCCGAGCTGCTGCGCCTGGACGGCCGCGGCCAGCTGCGCACCATGGACCGCGGCTACCGCATCGGCAACGGCCCCTGCTTCAGCCTCGACGGCCGCACGCTCTGGCATGCCGACAGCGGCCTGGGCTGCGTCTGGGCCTATGCGCTGGATGAAAGCGGTGAACTGCAAGGTGCGCAACAAGGCACGGCGCCGCGCCGCCTCTGGCGCCAGTTCCCGCCCGAAGAAGGCGTGCCCGACGGCATGTGTGTCGATGCCCAAGGCGCGCTCTGGATCGCCCACTGGGGCGGCCACCGCGTCACGCGCTACAGCCCCCAGGGCGAGCCCCTGGCCCGCATCGATCTGCCCGTCAGCCAGGTCACCAGCTGCTGCTTCGGCGGCGTCGATGGGCGCCAGCTTTTCATCACCAGCGCCCGCACCGGCCTCAGCCAAGCGCAGCTGGCGCGCGAGCCTTTGGCCGGCGGCCTCTTTGTGGCCGATCTGCCGGTGGCCGGTGCGCCCCTGGGCCGCTTTGCCTTCGATGCCGCGGCCCTACGCGCGGGCACGCCTTGGGCATGA
- a CDS encoding LacI family DNA-binding transcriptional regulator, whose translation MSTMKSNKPVPKSRAPREGEAAAPAVSPAAPAAEPTQAGRITVSDIAARAGVSVMTVSRALSGKGYVAEATRERVLAMAQAMGYVANLGAKALKGGRTHVLGLLVTDFESPVVAAIINAISRVVKQAGMDLIIYDIAPNEGGQARPEVVPLLSSLCDGLLLILPGQHAEQLEHFQRTELPVVLVNYWRAPTPLPVVRADNYEGAYALTRHLLDLGHRRIAFVRGTAYSGQSQERERGFAAALAQAGLAPAPELVVEGNFGQRSGFEQGLQLLDLAEPPTAVFCANDLMALGLLDAARARGLQVPKDLSLVGFDDIPAAAHTHPALTTVQQDYEQLGGSAVRLLLQQIEAGVQRGIRVELQSSLVIRESTAVPPAAKAARGASSSSVSSSTAATRKVASAPAQPERKKR comes from the coding sequence ATGTCAACGATGAAGAGCAACAAGCCTGTTCCGAAGAGCCGCGCGCCGCGCGAAGGCGAAGCGGCTGCGCCCGCCGTTTCACCCGCTGCACCGGCCGCAGAGCCCACCCAGGCCGGCCGCATCACCGTCAGCGACATCGCCGCCCGTGCCGGTGTGTCGGTGATGACGGTCTCGCGTGCGCTCAGCGGCAAGGGCTATGTGGCCGAGGCTACGCGCGAGCGCGTGCTGGCCATGGCCCAGGCCATGGGCTATGTGGCCAATCTGGGCGCCAAGGCGCTCAAGGGCGGGCGCACCCATGTGCTCGGCCTGCTGGTCACCGACTTCGAATCCCCCGTGGTGGCCGCCATCATCAACGCCATCAGCCGCGTGGTGAAGCAGGCCGGCATGGACTTGATCATCTACGACATCGCCCCCAACGAGGGCGGCCAGGCGCGGCCCGAGGTGGTGCCCCTGCTCAGCAGCTTGTGCGATGGCCTGCTGCTCATCCTGCCCGGCCAGCATGCCGAGCAGCTGGAGCATTTCCAGCGCACCGAGCTGCCCGTCGTCTTGGTCAATTACTGGCGCGCGCCCACGCCGCTGCCGGTGGTGCGTGCCGACAATTACGAGGGCGCCTACGCCCTCACGCGCCACCTGCTGGACCTGGGTCACCGCCGCATCGCCTTTGTGCGCGGCACGGCCTACTCGGGCCAGAGCCAGGAGCGCGAGCGTGGCTTCGCCGCGGCACTTGCCCAGGCCGGCCTGGCGCCCGCGCCCGAGCTGGTGGTGGAGGGCAACTTCGGTCAGCGCTCGGGCTTTGAGCAAGGCCTGCAGCTGCTGGACCTGGCCGAGCCACCCACCGCCGTCTTCTGCGCCAATGACTTGATGGCCCTGGGCCTGCTCGACGCCGCCCGCGCCCGCGGCCTGCAGGTGCCCAAGGACCTGTCCCTGGTCGGCTTCGACGACATCCCCGCCGCTGCCCACACCCACCCGGCCCTGACCACCGTGCAGCAAGACTACGAGCAGCTGGGCGGCAGCGCCGTGCGCCTGCTGCTGCAGCAGATCGAGGCCGGTGTGCAGCGCGGCATCCGTGTCGAGCTGCAGAGCAGCTTGGTGATCCGTGAATCTACGGCCGTGCCGCCGGCGGCCAAGGCCGCGCGCGGCGCTTCCTCTTCCTCTGTTTCTTCTTCCACCGCTGCTACGCGCAAGGTGGCTTCTGCGCCTGCCCAGCCCGAACGTAAAAAACGTTAG
- a CDS encoding MFS transporter, with amino-acid sequence MPSGPVPVASTWRDRWAQGRWSNGTLVYGSSGLVLLFALLLLGDFAWSLKERAVTPVAQVLLKQMQASDLFIALVVGSVPAGLGLLLGPIVAVRSDRHRGPWGRRIPYLFLPTPFIVVSLVGMAFTPDLGAALHSVLGGASPGERVCALIVFSLMWSLFEVASVTANAVFGGLINDVVPPTLVGRFYGLFRATSLLAGMAFTFHLMGRAEQHFAAIFIGIALIYGLGFALMCWRVREGEYPPLEDAPAAHDATSAAGGALGRYLRECFTQPYYLWLFLAMTLGLVAGNPVNSFGVFYAKHVGLGLDGYGKYLALTYAISLLLALPVGWLADRWHPLRVGLTAITAYGLAMLAAGTLVREGGQFALAFVLHGVLSGIYLTGTAALGQYLFPRTRFAQFQSAMSLMAALGYMVVPPLMGAWLDATGNEYRHTFIASGALALGAALAFVMVHRHFQRLGGAGGYRAPE; translated from the coding sequence TTGCCCTCGGGCCCTGTGCCTGTGGCTAGCACCTGGCGCGATCGCTGGGCGCAGGGCCGCTGGAGCAATGGCACGCTGGTCTACGGCAGCTCGGGCCTGGTGCTGCTGTTTGCTTTGCTGCTGCTCGGTGATTTCGCGTGGAGCCTGAAGGAGCGGGCCGTCACGCCCGTGGCCCAGGTGCTGTTGAAGCAGATGCAGGCCAGCGATTTGTTCATCGCCCTGGTCGTGGGCTCGGTGCCGGCCGGCCTGGGACTGCTGCTCGGGCCCATCGTGGCTGTGCGTTCGGACCGGCACCGTGGCCCCTGGGGCCGGCGCATCCCGTATCTGTTTCTGCCCACGCCCTTCATCGTCGTGTCCTTGGTGGGCATGGCTTTCACGCCCGACCTCGGTGCGGCGCTGCACAGCGTGCTGGGCGGGGCTTCACCGGGCGAGCGCGTCTGTGCGCTGATCGTGTTCTCGCTGATGTGGAGCCTCTTCGAGGTTGCCTCCGTCACCGCCAATGCCGTGTTCGGCGGCCTGATCAACGATGTCGTGCCGCCCACCCTGGTGGGCCGCTTCTACGGCCTGTTCCGCGCCACCAGCCTGCTGGCCGGCATGGCCTTCACCTTCCACCTGATGGGCCGGGCCGAGCAGCACTTTGCGGCCATCTTCATCGGCATCGCCCTGATCTACGGTCTGGGCTTTGCGCTGATGTGCTGGCGTGTGCGCGAGGGCGAGTACCCGCCGCTTGAAGACGCGCCGGCTGCGCACGATGCCACCTCTGCCGCCGGCGGCGCCCTGGGCCGCTATTTGCGTGAGTGCTTCACCCAGCCCTACTACCTGTGGCTGTTCCTGGCCATGACCCTGGGCCTGGTGGCCGGCAACCCGGTCAACAGCTTCGGCGTGTTCTATGCCAAGCATGTGGGCCTGGGCCTGGACGGTTATGGCAAGTACCTGGCGCTGACCTACGCCATCTCCCTGCTGCTGGCCTTGCCCGTGGGCTGGCTGGCCGACCGCTGGCACCCGCTGCGCGTGGGCCTGACTGCCATCACCGCCTACGGCCTGGCCATGCTGGCCGCCGGCACCCTGGTGCGCGAGGGCGGCCAGTTCGCCCTAGCCTTTGTGCTGCACGGCGTGCTCTCAGGCATCTACCTCACCGGCACCGCCGCCCTGGGCCAGTACCTGTTCCCACGCACCCGCTTTGCCCAGTTCCAGTCCGCCATGAGCCTGATGGCCGCCCTGGGCTATATGGTCGTGCCCCCGCTCATGGGCGCCTGGCTCGACGCCACCGGCAACGAGTACCGCCACACCTTCATCGCCAGTGGCGCCCTGGCCCTAGGTGCCGCGCTGGCCTTTGTGATGGTGCACCGGCACTTCCAGCGGCTCGGTGGGGCGGGGGGGTATCGGGCGCCGGAGTGA
- a CDS encoding NACHT domain-containing protein, whose amino-acid sequence MAYYDLRRRFVKRETYDHDELVTAQLRGKQVTWAKVLKNRSSVIVAAANFGKTTEMRQQAAQLRASGETAVFIALRQLADRGSLDRALTGDDRDAYRAWKAAPLGPITVFVDSLDEAAAGGKAESISHLVGDVADELSWPNEHVRWVISTRPAVLTAGVFEKLSELLSKPAPKTIGSSGGPSGLDAGGAVSVAVEAEAPEPVPLSLFSMAHLEDHQAAVYLTGRYPALDAKQLIEIASERGLSGFVRSPGGLDILARIDMVASPPESLTEVFERVVNAIGTLRGADHRLVAAGSPAQDVLSGAVQRLASASVVCQLVNIEMPEATLAIPETALSARVIASPILHEAGIKALLNSQLFIDAGFHQVKVYPDELAPFLAAKRLSGLVASPDQAERLLENFTWAATSGEQGVQRAFLPMLGWLATLNAHCREVILQKDPQALAFFGDLRNPAVPTTAAQEALTESIKRLVEKGDHIGRTMFRLTSENFWQAGPDRLAGTIASLYDQYQDNYWARDVLLDIATACKIEPLRAKLLKRHGSKFDRVLSDSSDVGYFLALRRPADLSALAAAAVVSTTVREGVISLLLRELGWSYFSPRDVAVMVDNQFQAGPRGFQLSYSLEKGSMLADATDGQLYQLARGLVVRMVKRELTHKLNREDQQYVDLVATVLEALVVRTDGAQAVKVARLYLVVTRAIQDRYLQSSAIEELWSSVEENAAVRLALLRATLERQLNDDELLLAVVGFRRPTTYTPEDVVQVNDAQLTRVYAESQAKRARAIAQQPAPKPVKPKSEKLTVDAKVKRQLTKRLSALADGTDTRALEWIAEWLLQTNRTSRYGEVDFEAFERAVGAKIAAATRQGMSRLWRDKAPTFKESEPNSTFHITAAGLQGLKLELGDGAVLPALTELEVRKALRYALFEINGYPKWFWALVKAYPAVSVPELVSIAGEAGNGATSSEHAEELLASIPDAPAPVQEALAGLAWTHLLSVNPSRDYVVNRLLQAALSVPGKAPQGDFERLALHKMKAAYCSPLAEPVDEALRARREHALTWATRWFIQSPLRWRNAVNAWGPLDPLAVKSFIFDLAATFGRDREGIAARIATESDHGILALEDLYLWTRWAVDPKDDVDRPAGATYSPGPRDNAERFRGVIISGIAAATSQAAYSALERIRLALPAGDFTIEYIKKTQFELRERQLTREPLAQVNYPKFEENFRGDVTDTTAFAMAVHADLRAVQYDVERGEHSLRSFFSEVNFTRVNKKGQEGEKAGLALEAHFQKLLASELNHHARARYSVTVESHTAEAKRRDILCSKDEWRASIELKMSERWTLDDYLVALERQLVGQYMRHRKATTGFLVLVLQTKGREWTDPATKKKLNFQQVLAILTDKAQQLEAKDRARYLRVIGIDATTPEDFRVRARVRH is encoded by the coding sequence TTGGCTTACTACGATCTGAGGCGACGGTTTGTAAAGAGAGAAACCTACGACCATGACGAACTCGTCACTGCGCAACTGCGTGGCAAGCAGGTGACGTGGGCCAAGGTGCTCAAGAATCGCAGCAGCGTCATCGTTGCAGCGGCGAACTTCGGCAAGACCACCGAGATGCGCCAACAGGCGGCGCAACTGCGTGCGAGTGGTGAGACCGCCGTGTTCATCGCGCTGCGCCAACTCGCGGATCGAGGCAGTCTCGACAGGGCATTGACTGGCGATGACCGCGACGCCTATCGCGCGTGGAAGGCTGCGCCACTCGGCCCCATCACGGTGTTTGTCGACTCATTGGATGAGGCCGCCGCCGGCGGCAAGGCCGAAAGCATCAGCCACCTCGTCGGAGACGTTGCCGACGAACTGAGCTGGCCCAATGAGCATGTCCGGTGGGTGATTTCGACTCGGCCGGCCGTCCTCACAGCAGGCGTCTTCGAGAAGCTCTCGGAGTTGCTTTCTAAGCCGGCTCCGAAGACTATCGGGAGCTCGGGCGGACCGAGCGGTCTCGATGCGGGCGGTGCGGTCAGCGTAGCAGTGGAAGCCGAGGCGCCGGAGCCGGTGCCGCTGAGCCTGTTCTCCATGGCTCATCTGGAAGACCACCAGGCTGCCGTGTACCTCACGGGGCGATACCCAGCGCTGGATGCCAAGCAACTGATCGAGATTGCCAGTGAACGCGGTTTGTCGGGCTTCGTCCGCAGCCCGGGCGGCCTGGATATCCTTGCTCGCATTGACATGGTGGCCAGCCCGCCAGAATCCTTGACCGAGGTGTTCGAGCGCGTCGTGAACGCCATCGGCACCCTGCGTGGGGCTGACCATCGGCTCGTTGCCGCCGGCAGCCCTGCACAGGACGTCCTGAGCGGTGCGGTTCAGCGCCTGGCCTCAGCATCGGTTGTGTGCCAGCTGGTGAACATCGAGATGCCCGAGGCGACCCTGGCTATTCCTGAAACGGCCTTGTCAGCCCGGGTGATTGCGTCGCCGATTCTTCACGAGGCGGGCATCAAGGCGCTGTTGAACTCCCAGCTCTTCATCGACGCCGGTTTCCATCAGGTCAAGGTCTATCCCGATGAGCTCGCGCCGTTCCTCGCGGCCAAACGCCTCTCCGGTTTGGTGGCCTCGCCGGATCAGGCGGAGCGGCTCCTTGAGAACTTCACCTGGGCTGCGACCAGCGGCGAGCAAGGGGTGCAGCGCGCCTTCTTGCCGATGTTGGGATGGCTCGCCACGCTGAACGCGCATTGCCGCGAGGTCATCCTGCAGAAGGATCCTCAGGCGTTGGCGTTCTTCGGTGACCTGCGCAATCCGGCCGTCCCGACCACGGCGGCGCAGGAAGCTCTGACGGAGAGCATCAAGCGCTTGGTGGAAAAGGGCGACCACATCGGCCGCACCATGTTCCGGCTGACGTCTGAGAACTTCTGGCAGGCGGGGCCCGACCGATTGGCTGGGACCATCGCGAGCCTTTACGACCAGTACCAGGACAACTACTGGGCGCGAGACGTCCTGCTCGATATTGCTACCGCGTGCAAGATCGAGCCTTTGCGGGCAAAGCTTCTCAAGCGTCACGGGTCGAAGTTTGACCGCGTCCTTTCTGACAGCAGTGACGTTGGCTACTTCCTTGCATTGCGTCGGCCCGCCGATCTTTCCGCTCTCGCCGCCGCTGCGGTGGTGAGCACCACTGTGCGCGAAGGCGTCATCAGCCTCCTATTGCGAGAGCTGGGATGGAGCTATTTCTCGCCCCGTGATGTCGCCGTGATGGTCGACAACCAGTTCCAGGCGGGTCCGCGTGGATTCCAGCTCTCCTATTCCCTCGAGAAGGGAAGCATGCTCGCCGATGCAACGGATGGCCAGCTGTATCAACTGGCGCGCGGGCTCGTTGTGCGCATGGTTAAGAGGGAGCTGACTCACAAGCTAAATCGAGAGGATCAGCAGTACGTCGACCTCGTTGCCACGGTTCTTGAAGCCTTGGTCGTGCGAACGGATGGCGCCCAGGCGGTCAAGGTCGCTCGCCTGTACCTCGTCGTAACCCGGGCCATCCAAGACCGCTATCTGCAGAGCAGCGCAATCGAGGAGCTGTGGTCTTCGGTAGAGGAAAATGCCGCCGTCCGCCTGGCACTGCTGCGGGCCACCCTCGAGCGGCAGCTCAATGATGACGAACTGCTGCTCGCGGTTGTTGGCTTTCGCCGGCCCACCACGTACACACCCGAGGACGTGGTTCAAGTGAACGACGCGCAGCTCACCCGCGTGTACGCAGAATCGCAAGCTAAACGCGCGAGAGCCATCGCACAGCAGCCGGCGCCTAAGCCAGTCAAGCCAAAGAGCGAGAAGCTCACTGTCGACGCCAAGGTGAAGCGGCAGCTTACCAAGCGCTTGAGCGCATTGGCTGATGGAACGGATACCCGGGCGCTCGAGTGGATCGCCGAGTGGCTGCTTCAGACGAATCGCACCTCAAGATATGGCGAGGTCGACTTCGAGGCGTTCGAGAGGGCCGTCGGCGCGAAGATCGCTGCGGCTACCCGACAGGGCATGAGTCGCCTGTGGCGCGACAAGGCCCCGACCTTTAAAGAGAGCGAGCCGAACTCGACTTTCCACATCACTGCGGCCGGCCTGCAGGGTCTCAAGCTTGAACTCGGGGACGGGGCGGTGCTTCCCGCCCTCACTGAGCTTGAGGTGCGCAAGGCTCTGCGTTATGCGCTCTTCGAAATCAACGGCTATCCGAAATGGTTCTGGGCCCTCGTCAAGGCATATCCGGCCGTTTCGGTTCCTGAGTTGGTATCAATCGCCGGCGAGGCAGGGAACGGCGCTACGTCCAGTGAGCATGCCGAAGAGCTGCTGGCATCCATTCCAGACGCACCTGCACCGGTCCAAGAAGCACTCGCAGGCCTCGCATGGACGCACCTGCTAAGCGTGAATCCATCCCGCGACTACGTCGTGAATCGGTTGCTGCAGGCGGCCCTGTCGGTGCCGGGCAAGGCCCCGCAAGGTGACTTCGAGCGCTTGGCGCTTCACAAGATGAAGGCCGCCTACTGCTCGCCGCTGGCTGAACCAGTCGACGAGGCCCTGCGCGCGCGGCGCGAACATGCACTGACTTGGGCCACCCGCTGGTTCATTCAGAGTCCGTTGCGGTGGCGCAATGCCGTCAACGCCTGGGGACCGTTGGACCCGCTAGCCGTCAAGAGTTTCATCTTTGACCTTGCCGCTACGTTTGGTCGTGACCGCGAGGGCATCGCGGCGCGAATCGCCACCGAAAGCGACCACGGCATTTTGGCGCTGGAGGACCTGTACCTATGGACGAGGTGGGCAGTCGACCCGAAGGATGATGTGGACAGACCGGCTGGTGCTACCTACAGCCCTGGCCCCAGGGACAACGCAGAGCGATTCCGCGGGGTAATCATCAGCGGAATTGCTGCTGCTACATCGCAAGCTGCGTACAGCGCGTTGGAGCGAATCCGGCTGGCGCTACCCGCCGGCGACTTCACCATCGAGTACATCAAGAAGACGCAGTTCGAACTTCGTGAGCGGCAGCTCACCCGGGAGCCCCTTGCCCAAGTGAACTACCCAAAGTTCGAAGAGAACTTCCGTGGAGATGTCACCGATACGACCGCGTTCGCTATGGCCGTGCATGCTGACCTTCGTGCCGTTCAGTATGACGTCGAACGCGGCGAGCACAGCTTGCGCAGCTTCTTTAGCGAGGTCAATTTCACGCGAGTCAACAAGAAGGGACAGGAAGGCGAGAAGGCGGGCTTGGCGCTAGAAGCGCACTTCCAGAAGCTCCTAGCCAGCGAGCTGAACCATCATGCGCGCGCTCGGTACTCCGTGACCGTCGAATCCCACACCGCCGAGGCGAAGCGACGGGACATCCTGTGCAGCAAAGATGAATGGCGAGCTTCCATCGAACTGAAGATGTCCGAGCGCTGGACGTTGGATGACTACCTGGTCGCGTTGGAACGCCAGCTGGTTGGTCAGTACATGCGCCACCGAAAGGCGACAACCGGCTTCCTGGTGCTGGTCTTGCAGACCAAGGGGCGCGAGTGGACTGACCCGGCCACGAAGAAGAAGCTGAACTTCCAGCAGGTCCTGGCGATCCTGACGGATAAGGCGCAGCAGCTCGAGGCCAAGGACCGAGCGCGCTACCTGCGGGTCATCGGCATTGATGCGACGACGCCGGAAGATTTCCGGGTTCGCGCGAGGGTCAGACATTAA
- a CDS encoding 5-deoxy-glucuronate isomerase — MSHTHFHAIPTAPGHHVLQGASCRLLGFEKLVLLPGQAHSGQVAGDREQMLVVLSGTAEAVEVVGGPRFANVGGRANVFVGNPHSVYLPRGSRFTVTAGSRFEAVLVSAPSSLDTEAYEVRPEQVRTGTWGTLNYTRHFREILTQPDGRPASSLIVGETITPSGNWSTFPPHKHEREEGGEVFHEEMYYFRVASPEGFGLARHFSPEHGFDHTHTVRDDSLLSIPYGYHTYAAAPGAKSYYLWFLAGDGRRQGVALQPELAWTQKLVGMC; from the coding sequence ATGAGTCACACACACTTCCACGCCATCCCCACCGCCCCGGGCCACCATGTGCTGCAAGGCGCGAGCTGCCGGCTGCTGGGTTTTGAAAAGCTGGTGCTGCTGCCGGGCCAGGCGCACAGCGGCCAGGTGGCGGGTGACCGTGAGCAGATGTTGGTGGTGCTTTCGGGCACGGCCGAGGCGGTGGAAGTCGTGGGTGGCCCACGCTTTGCGAATGTGGGCGGCCGGGCCAATGTGTTTGTGGGCAACCCGCACAGCGTGTACCTGCCGCGCGGCAGCCGCTTCACGGTGACGGCCGGCAGCCGCTTCGAGGCGGTGCTGGTGAGCGCGCCGTCCAGCCTGGACACCGAGGCTTACGAGGTGCGGCCCGAGCAAGTGCGCACCGGCACCTGGGGCACGCTGAACTACACACGGCATTTCCGCGAGATCCTGACCCAGCCCGATGGCCGCCCGGCCAGCAGCCTGATCGTGGGCGAGACCATCACGCCCTCGGGCAACTGGAGCACCTTCCCGCCGCACAAGCACGAGCGCGAGGAAGGCGGCGAGGTCTTCCACGAGGAGATGTATTACTTCCGCGTGGCCTCGCCCGAAGGCTTTGGTCTGGCGCGCCACTTCAGCCCCGAGCACGGCTTCGACCACACCCACACGGTGCGCGACGACAGCCTGCTGTCGATTCCCTACGGCTACCACACCTACGCCGCCGCGCCGGGCGCCAAGAGCTACTACCTCTGGTTCCTGGCTGGTGACGGCCGCCGCCAGGGCGTGGCACTGCAGCCCGAGCTGGCCTGGACGCAAAAGCTGGTGGGCATGTGCTGA
- the kduD gene encoding 2-dehydro-3-deoxy-D-gluconate 5-dehydrogenase KduD gives MSTNTPSQLQSLFSLQGRVALVTAGASGIGQALAIGLAQAGADVAITRHSQSSEDTEAAVRALGRQCLVIATDLARPEAPAEVLAQTLKHYGRIDVLVNNAGIIRRAPAAEVRDEDWDAVLDLNLDAAWRLCQGAGRQMLEQGSGRIINIASLLSLQGGIRVPAYAAAKHALLGLTRALANEWAGQGVGVNAIAPGYIETANTAPLRADPERSRQVMERIPAGRWGQAQDLVGAAVFLASPASAYVHGQLLVVDGGWMAR, from the coding sequence ATGAGCACCAACACCCCATCCCAACTTCAATCCCTGTTCTCCCTGCAGGGCCGCGTGGCCTTGGTGACGGCGGGGGCCAGCGGCATCGGCCAGGCCCTGGCCATCGGCCTGGCGCAAGCGGGCGCCGATGTGGCCATCACCCGCCACAGCCAGAGCAGCGAGGACACCGAGGCGGCGGTGCGGGCCCTGGGCCGCCAATGCCTGGTGATCGCCACCGACCTGGCCCGGCCCGAGGCGCCGGCCGAAGTGCTGGCCCAAACCCTGAAGCACTACGGGCGCATCGATGTGCTGGTGAACAACGCCGGCATCATCCGCCGCGCGCCGGCCGCCGAGGTGCGCGACGAGGACTGGGACGCCGTGCTGGACCTGAACCTCGACGCCGCCTGGCGCCTGTGCCAGGGCGCCGGCCGCCAGATGCTGGAGCAGGGCAGCGGCCGCATCATCAACATCGCTTCGCTGCTGAGCCTGCAAGGCGGCATCCGCGTGCCGGCCTACGCCGCGGCCAAGCATGCGCTGCTGGGCCTGACCCGCGCCCTGGCCAATGAATGGGCGGGCCAAGGCGTGGGCGTGAACGCGATTGCCCCCGGCTATATCGAGACTGCCAACACCGCGCCGCTGCGCGCCGACCCCGAGCGCAGCCGCCAGGTGATGGAGCGCATCCCGGCCGGCCGCTGGGGCCAGGCGCAAGACCTGGTGGGTGCGGCGGTGTTTTTGGCCTCGCCCGCGTCTGCCTATGTCCACGGGCAGTTGCTCGTCGTCGATGGCGGCTGGATGGCCCGCTAA
- a CDS encoding glycoside hydrolase family 88 protein, producing MTTTVSLVEHPEAGAASAACTAQPSMVVRAEQAIAAACAQLGRCLQQLGPHFPGDTSRGNYFAPAVWPEEPDGVNSSWTAGFWTGLLWMAHELSGEARFGTAAAAQLDGYSRRLERRFVVDHHDLGFLFMPSCVAALRQGPQPLAHATALQAAALLMTRYLPRAGVVQAWGRLEDPAQRGRIIIDCLLNLPLLHWAAGQGGAAEMREAAISHAQRSREHLVRPDHSSFHTFHFDPETGAPLHGTTAQGASDQSCWARGQAWGLYGFSLNHRWVPEQGFLQTACQLADHFLALLPEHGIACWDMSFPPEAGEPWDSSASAIAACGLMDIAEQLPAAEAERAQRYRAAADRILDGLLRHCAGWDAPGNALLRHGVYSKPDGLGVDEASLWGDFFFLEALARRARGWTPFWHPPAALSSSPISTLTPTPTPV from the coding sequence ATGACGACCACCGTTTCTCTTGTTGAACACCCCGAGGCCGGCGCGGCCAGCGCAGCATGTACGGCGCAGCCCTCCATGGTGGTGCGCGCCGAGCAGGCAATTGCCGCCGCCTGCGCCCAGCTGGGCCGCTGCCTGCAGCAGCTGGGCCCGCATTTCCCGGGGGACACCAGCAGGGGCAATTACTTTGCGCCCGCCGTCTGGCCCGAGGAGCCGGACGGCGTCAACAGCAGCTGGACGGCGGGCTTCTGGACCGGCCTGCTCTGGATGGCGCATGAGCTGAGTGGCGAGGCCCGTTTCGGCACGGCCGCAGCCGCCCAGCTGGACGGCTACTCGCGCAGGCTGGAGCGGCGCTTTGTGGTGGACCACCACGACCTGGGTTTTCTCTTCATGCCCTCTTGCGTGGCGGCGCTGCGCCAGGGGCCGCAGCCTCTGGCGCACGCCACGGCTTTGCAAGCGGCGGCCTTGCTGATGACGCGCTACCTGCCGCGCGCCGGCGTGGTGCAGGCCTGGGGCCGGTTGGAAGACCCGGCCCAGCGCGGCCGCATCATCATCGACTGCCTGCTCAACCTGCCCCTGCTGCACTGGGCAGCAGGGCAGGGCGGCGCGGCCGAGATGCGCGAGGCCGCCATCAGCCACGCCCAGCGCTCGCGTGAACACCTGGTGCGGCCCGACCACAGCAGCTTTCACACCTTCCACTTCGACCCCGAAACCGGCGCGCCCTTGCACGGCACCACGGCCCAAGGCGCCTCGGACCAGTCCTGCTGGGCGCGTGGCCAGGCCTGGGGCTTGTACGGCTTCTCGCTCAACCACCGCTGGGTGCCGGAGCAGGGCTTTTTGCAAACGGCCTGCCAGCTGGCCGACCACTTCCTGGCCCTGCTGCCCGAGCATGGCATTGCCTGCTGGGACATGAGCTTCCCGCCCGAGGCGGGCGAGCCCTGGGACAGCTCGGCCAGCGCGATCGCGGCATGCGGCCTGATGGACATTGCCGAGCAGCTGCCTGCGGCCGAGGCCGAGCGGGCGCAGCGCTATCGCGCGGCGGCCGACCGCATCCTCGACGGCCTGCTGCGCCACTGCGCCGGCTGGGATGCGCCCGGCAATGCCTTGCTGCGCCACGGCGTTTACAGCAAGCCCGATGGCTTGGGCGTGGACGAGGCCAGCCTGTGGGGCGACTTCTTCTTCCTCGAAGCCCTGGCCCGCCGCGCCCGTGGCTGGACGCCGTTCTGGCACCCGCCTGCGGCTTTGAGCTCAAGCCCGATCTCGACCCTGACCCCAACCCCGACCCCTGTTTGA